The following nucleotide sequence is from Thioalkalivibrio sp. XN279.
CGCAGAGTACCCCGCCCTGGAGTCCCGGCACCTCGCCATCCTCGGGCTCACCGGGCTCGCCCTGGCAGGCATGGTCTACGGCATCCTCGTGCAGGGGTGGTACCTGGTCGAGGCCGGCGCGGTCTGGCTCGGGCTGGGGCTGGCGGCCGGGCTTATCGGCCGGCTCGGGGCCGACGCCACGGCGCGCCATTTTGCCTCCGGCGCGGCTGCGCTCGCGGTCGTGGCGCTGCTGGTCGGTTTCGCGCGCGGGATCGGGGTGATCCTCGAGGACGGCCGCGTGCTGCACACCATCGTGCACGGCATCTCGCTGCCCCTGCAGCAGCTTGGACCCGAGCTGTCCGCGGTGGGCATGATGCTGGTGCAGGCGGTGATCAACCTGTTCGTGCCCTCGGGCAGCGGCCAGGCCTTCGTCACCATGCCGATCATGGCGCCGGTGGGGGATATCGTCGGCATAAGCCGCCAGGTGGCAGTGCTGGCGTTCCAGTTCGGCGACGGCTTCGCCAACCTGGTGGTGCCGACCAACGTGGTGCTGATGGCGATCCTCGGGGTCGTGGGCGTGCCCTACGATCGCTGGATGCGCTTCGCCTGGCCGCTGTTCCTGAAGCTGATGGCGGCCGGCGCGCTGGCGCTGGTGCTGGCGGTGCGGATCGGCTACGCCTGAGCCGGGGCCTTTTCAGCCAGGGCCAGCAGATGCCGACCGTAGCTCGCCACGTCGTCCCAGTCGGTGTAATCGATCACCGTGCTGCGGTCGGTGGGGCCGTGGGTGAACTTCATGATCATCTGGATCATGAGCGTGTCCAGCCAGCCCCACGAGGGGTAATCGACCTTGCCGGCGATGACCTTCAGGTCCTGCGGCTTCCACGGCGAGAACTCGAGGAACTTCTGCATGTAGCGGTTGCCCTCGACGGTGGATTTCTCCGGCGTGCGGGCGACCACTGATACGTTGAAGAAGCTGTTGGGCTTGCGGTCGAGCTCGGTCTTGTGGGCCGTGATGAAGTCGTACACCGACTTGTCGTAGGTGCCGTAGTACACAGGCGCGCCGAGCACGACGACGTCGTAGCGCCGCCAGTCCACGCCTTCCTTGTTCGCCTCGACGAGCCCCATCATGTCGGCCTTGCCGCCGGCCGTCTCGATGCTTTCGCAGATGTGCCGGGAGATGCGGGCGGTGTGGCCGCCCTTGCTCATGTAGAGCACCAGTACGGATGTCATGACGGCTGCTCCAGGGTGTCGTATCGCTCCCATCCTGCACCGGCCGCAGGCACCTCGCCATGCGGGTTTTCCCAAGTGGCGGCTGCCGGGCGCTAAACTCTGGTCCTTCTTCACCAGCCCTGGAGCAGTCGTGGTTCAACAGCTCCGCTTCGAGGTCGCCACCCGCGGGCGCGGCACGCTCGACGTCACCACGCAGGTGGCAGACGCCGTGCGCCAGTCGGGCATCGCGACCGGCATCGCACACGTGTTCATTCACCACACCAGCGCCTCGCTGGTGATCACGGAGAATGCCGACCCAGCCGTGCATCGCGACCTGGAGCGCGTGCTGGCGCGGCTGGCGCCCGACGGCGACCCGGCGTTCGAGCATGACGACGAGGGGCCGGACGACATGCCGGCGCATGTGCGCGCCATGCTCACCTGCACCAGCGTGTCGGTCCCGGTGACCTCGGGGCGCCTGGCGCTCGGCACCTGGCAGGGTATCTACCTGTACGAGCACCGCACAGCGCCGCACCGGCGGCGGATCACGGTCACGGTGCTCGGGAGTTGAGTGACGCGGCGCCGCCGTTCGCCGCAGCGCTGGGTGCCTGGGCGCGGATTGCGCTGCTTTCTTTTGGCGGGCCCGCGGCGCAGATCGCCGTGATGCATCGCGTGCTGGTGGAAGAGAAGGGGTGGGTCGACGAGCGCCGCTTCCTTAACGCGCTCAACTTCTGCATGTTGCTGCCGGGGCCGGAGGCCATGCAACTGGCCACTTATCTCGGCTGGATGACCCACGGCGTGCGCGGCGGCCTGGTTGCCGGGACTTTGTTCGTCCTGCCGGGATTCATCTCGATTCTCGCGCTTTCGTATGTCTACGTCCTGCTCGGTGATACGCCGGCTGTCGCAGCCATGCTGTTCGGACTCAAGGCGGCCGTGCTCGCCGTGGTGCTGGTGGCGCTGAACCAGCTGCGCCGGCGCGTGCTGCGTGACCGCGCCAGGCTCGTGCTGGCGCTGGCCGCCTTCGTGGCGATGTTCTTTTTCCAGCTGCCGTTCCCGCTGGTCATCCTGGCGGCCGCGGGCTTCGGGCTGTGGCAGGCGCGACACCTGCGGGCGCCGGCCGGACCGGTCCCCGGTCCCGCGCAAGGGGCGCGGACCCTGGTGACGGCCGCGATCGGGCTGGCGGCCTGGCTGGTGCCCCTCGGCGCCCTGGCCTTGTGGCTCGGGCCGGCGCATGTGCTGAGCCAGGTCGGGCTGTTCTTTAGCCAGGTCGCGGTGGTCAGCTTCGGCGGCGCCTATGCCGTGCTGGCCTACGTGGCACAACACGCTGTGGAGACCCAGGGCTGGCTCAGCCCGGTGGAAATGGTGGACGGGCTCGGGCTGGCGGAGACCACGCCGGGACCGCTGATCCAGGTGCTCCAGTTCGTGGCGTTCCTCGCGGCCTGGCGCGATGCGGCGCCCTTCGGCCCCGTGCTGGCCGGCTTGTTCGCCAGCATCGTCGCGACCTGGGCCACGTTCGTGCCGTGCTTTCTCTGGGTCTTCACGGGCGCTCCATGGGTCGAGCGCTTGTTGCACCAGCCGCGCGTATCCGGCGCCATGGCCGGCATCGGGGCGGCCGTCGTCGGCGCCGTGCTGAACCTGTCGGTGTGGTTCGCCTTGCACGTCCTGTTCCAGCGGCTCGATACGCTGCAGGCTGGGCCGGTGCGCCTGTTGCTCCCGGATCCCGCGAGCCTGGATATAAGGGCGCTGGTATTTGCGCTCGCCGCGCTGGTCCTGCTGGCGTGGCGCGGCTGGGGTCTTCTCACCGTGCTCGGCCTCGCCGTGGCGGCGGGCGTGATCCTCGAGGTGTCAGCCGCCTGACTTGCCCCCCGCCGCGACCGCGGCGCGGATGAATTCCTCGTGGCGGCCGACGCGCAGGTCCGCGAGGACCGCGTCCCGGATCACGCCGTCCGGGTCGATGAGGAAGGTGGCACGGCGCACGCCGATGCCGAGCGGGCCGTCGACGCCATAGGCCTGCACCGCCACCTTGTCGGGGTCGGCCACCAGGGTGAAGGGGAGGCCGTGCTTGTCGCGGAAGCGGGCGTGGCTGTCGGCGTCCTGAGGGCTGACGCCGACCACGCGCATCCCCGCCGCGGCGATCTCGTCGTGCATGTCGCGAATGGAGCAGGCTTCCTTGGTGCATCCGGGCGTGAAATCGGCCGGATAGAAATAAAGCACCACGGGTCCGTCCCCGAGCAGGGCATGCAAAGACACTTGGTTGCCGTCCTGGTCGGGCAGGGTGAAATCAGGGGCCTTGTCGCCGGCTTTCAGCATCCTCAGTCTCCCGCGCCGGCCTCGAGCACGGTGTAACCGCTCTCGTGCATGCCGAGTTTCAGGTAAGTGGCGCGGGCGCGTTCATTACTCTTCAGCACGTAGAGGCGCACGGCACGGACGTCGTCGGTTGCGGCCAGCGCTTCGATGTGGCGGTACAGGCGCGAGAACACGCCGCAGCCGCGGAAGTCGGGATGCACGTAGACGCTCTGGATCCACCAGATCCAGCCGTCGCGCCAGTCGCTCCATTCATAAGTGATCATGGTGGTGCCGACGATGCGACCATCCACCTCGGCGATGAAATAGCGGCCCTTGCCCACATCCTCGAGCAAGCGGCGCACCCCGGCACACAGGGTGTCCCAGTCGAGGTCTTTGTCCTCGGTCTCGGCCGCCAGGGCCCGGTTGAACTCGGCGATGGTCGCCCAGTCGGTGGCTTCGGCATTGCGTACGAGTATGTCCATGCAATAGAATTCCCGGCTTCGCGTGGGGCCGTAGCTCAGTTGGGAGAGCGCCTGGATCGCACCCAGGAGGTCGTCGGTTCGATTCCGATCGGCTCCACCATCCCCCCGCTTCTGTGCACATCATGCAGGATTCATCGGAAGGTACAACCCGCCAGGTCGCCATGGTGGGATTCGATGGCTTTCAGCTGCTCGATGTGACGGGTCCGCTGGAAGTCTTCAGTTCCGCTTCCCGCCTGCTGCGGGCGCAGGGATATCGTGGTCCGGAGCCTTACCGCGTGGAGCTGCTTGCTGCCGCGCCGGGCCTGGTGCGCAGTTCGTCCGGTCTTGGGATTCATGCAGCACGGTCCTGGCGGGACCTGGATGCAGTGGACACCTTGCTCGTGGCCGGCGGCGGCGGGATCGCCGAGGCGCTCGACGACGCTGAGCTGGTGCAGTGGATTCGCGTGCAGGCGCCCCGGGCGCGACGGTACGGCTCGGTATGCACCGGCGCGCTGCTGCTGGCGCGTGCCGGATTGCTCGAAGGGCGTCGCGCAACCACTCACTGGGCGGCCGTCGATGAGCTCGAGCGTCTCGAGCCGGCGCTGCGCCTGGTCCGCGACGTCGTGTTTGTGCGGGACGGACGCCTGTGGACTTCGGCCGGCGTGACTGCGGGCATGGACATGGCGTTGGCGATGGTGGGCGAGGACTGGGGGCGCAAGCTGGCGCTCGAGGTGGCACAGCAGCTGGTGATGTATATCAGTCGAGCGGGCGGGTCGGCGCAGCGCGGGCCGCCACTCGAGGTGCAGGTCCGGGCGCTGGAGAGCCGCTTCGCCCACCTGGCCACGCGGGTCCAGGAGCAGCCCGGAGCGAAATTGTCGGTGGACACGCTGGCGTCCTGGTGCGGGATGAGCCCGCGGCACTTCGCCCGTTGCTTCCGCAAAGAGATGGGCGTTACGCCGGCACAGTTTGTCGAAGGCGTCCGCTTCGAGGCGGCCTGCCAGGCGCTGGGTTCCACCGCTGCTCCAGTGAGCAAAATCGCTGCGCTGTGCGGCTTCGGCAGCTCCGAAACGCTGCGGCGCGTCTTCATGCGCCGGCTTGGCGTCACCCCTGGCATTTACCGGCGCCAACGCCTGGGCGCGGACGCCACTGCGGCCTGAGCCCGGAAGGGGTTTGTGAGCCCGATGCATGGGCTGGCACAATACGTCGCCCCGCCCCGGTAGCTCAGGGGATAGAGCGACCGCCTCCTAAGCGGTAGGTCGCAGGTTCGATTCCTGCCCGGGGCGCCAACTCCCCCCCGCGTGTGCTATTTTTTTGGCACACGAAGGGAGGACGCGCATGCACAAGAGCGCAACCGTTGCGGCCATCGTTGCCGCTGTCCTGCTGTATGGCCCGCCGGCCCCGGCGGCCGATCCACCCCCCAAGGCCGCACTTTGCGCCGCGTGTCACGGCGAGGCAGCGCCGAGTCCCTACGCGGGTGTGCCCACCATCCACGGCCAGCCGGCTACGGCGCTGGAAAACGCCCTGTACGATTTCCGGGCGACGATCCGGCCCTGCCGCAAGCCGGAATGCAGCCCGGGGCAGTCGTGTCCTGAACTGGATTTCTGTGCCATCGTCCGCGACTTGTCGGACGAAGAAATTGCCGCCCTTGCGGCGTGGTATGCATCGCAACCTTATGCGCCGCTGCCGCAGGACTGGAATCCCGCACTGGCAGCGCGCGGCCAGGCCCTGCATGCGGCCCACTGCGAGAGCTGTCACAGCGGCGGCGGCCTGAGCCCGGACAACCAGGCCACGATCCTGCGCGGGCAGCCAAAGTCGTACCTGCATGTCGCTATTCGCGACTTCCGGCACGATCGTCGTATCGCAGTGGCGGAGATGGACGCCATGATCCGCGAGCTGTCCGAGGAGGATATCGCGGCCCTGGTGGAGTTCTACGCGCGCCCGGTGCAGTGACCGTTATGCTCCGGCACGACTGGCCGCCGAGGGAGAAATCATGATCAAGAGAATCGTGTTGCTGGCCCTCGTCCTCGCTTCGCCCGCCGCCGGCGCGGAGGAGGCTGCTGCTCAGGCGGACGCCGCGGCACAGGCGCCAGGCATGGTCGGCTTCTGCGCTGTGTGTCACGGCGAGACCGGTCCGAGCCCGTTCCCTGACGTCCCGACCATTCACGGACTGCCGCACGGCGTGATCGAGAATGCGCTGTTCAGCTACGCCCGCGGGATGCGCCCGTGCCGGCTCACCGCCTGCAGCGAAAGCGGCGCGTGCCCGGGCATGACCATGTGCGATATCGCTGCCGGCATGAATCACGATGTCCGGGACGAGCTGGCGGAGTGGTACGGCCAGCAACCCTTCCCCGCGCACCAGGACCCGTACGACCCCGAGCTGGCCGCCGTCGGTCGCAAGCTGCACGACGAGCACTGTGAAATCTGCCATACCAACCTGGGCTCGGACCCCGTCGACGATGCGAGCATGTTGCGCGGACAACGCAAGGTTTACCTGCGCACCGCCCTCGAAGACGTGCACCAGGGCCGGCGCGTGTTCGGGCTGGCAGCGATGGAAGAATTGATCAAGGGCATGTCTGCACAGGAGCTGGACGCGCTTGCGGAGTTCTATTCCGGCCCGGCGGCCTACCCGTTGGCGGAGGAATAGGGTCCCGCATGCGGTTGAGCTTCCACGGGGCGGTCGGCGGGGTCACAGGCAGTTGTTACCTCCTGGAGTGCGCCGGCCGCCGCGTGCTGCTGGAATGCGGACTGGTGCAGGGCGGGCGCGAGGCCGAGCAACTCAATCGCGCACCCTTCCCGGTGCCGGCCGAGTCGCTGGACGCGGTCGTCCTGAGCCATGCCCACATCGACCACTCCGGGCGCCTGCCCCTGCTGGTGCAGCAGGGATTCAGCGGACGCATCTACGCGCAACGAGCCACCACGGACCTCTGCGACATCATGCTGCGGGACGCAGCATACCTGCAGGAAAAAGACGCCGAGACAGAGAACCGCAAGCGCGCGCGCAAGGGGCTGCCGCCGCTGCCGCCGCTGTACGACACGCGTGACGCGGAAAAGACGCTGCAGCAT
It contains:
- a CDS encoding peroxiredoxin, coding for MLKAGDKAPDFTLPDQDGNQVSLHALLGDGPVVLYFYPADFTPGCTKEACSIRDMHDEIAAAGMRVVGVSPQDADSHARFRDKHGLPFTLVADPDKVAVQAYGVDGPLGIGVRRATFLIDPDGVIRDAVLADLRVGRHEEFIRAAVAAGGKSGG
- a CDS encoding GlxA family transcriptional regulator, which produces MQDSSEGTTRQVAMVGFDGFQLLDVTGPLEVFSSASRLLRAQGYRGPEPYRVELLAAAPGLVRSSSGLGIHAARSWRDLDAVDTLLVAGGGGIAEALDDAELVQWIRVQAPRARRYGSVCTGALLLARAGLLEGRRATTHWAAVDELERLEPALRLVRDVVFVRDGRLWTSAGVTAGMDMALAMVGEDWGRKLALEVAQQLVMYISRAGGSAQRGPPLEVQVRALESRFAHLATRVQEQPGAKLSVDTLASWCGMSPRHFARCFRKEMGVTPAQFVEGVRFEAACQALGSTAAPVSKIAALCGFGSSETLRRVFMRRLGVTPGIYRRQRLGADATAA
- a CDS encoding GNAT family N-acetyltransferase; amino-acid sequence: MDILVRNAEATDWATIAEFNRALAAETEDKDLDWDTLCAGVRRLLEDVGKGRYFIAEVDGRIVGTTMITYEWSDWRDGWIWWIQSVYVHPDFRGCGVFSRLYRHIEALAATDDVRAVRLYVLKSNERARATYLKLGMHESGYTVLEAGAGD
- the chrA gene encoding chromate efflux transporter; translation: MSDAAPPFAAALGAWARIALLSFGGPAAQIAVMHRVLVEEKGWVDERRFLNALNFCMLLPGPEAMQLATYLGWMTHGVRGGLVAGTLFVLPGFISILALSYVYVLLGDTPAVAAMLFGLKAAVLAVVLVALNQLRRRVLRDRARLVLALAAFVAMFFFQLPFPLVILAAAGFGLWQARHLRAPAGPVPGPAQGARTLVTAAIGLAAWLVPLGALALWLGPAHVLSQVGLFFSQVAVVSFGGAYAVLAYVAQHAVETQGWLSPVEMVDGLGLAETTPGPLIQVLQFVAFLAAWRDAAPFGPVLAGLFASIVATWATFVPCFLWVFTGAPWVERLLHQPRVSGAMAGIGAAVVGAVLNLSVWFALHVLFQRLDTLQAGPVRLLLPDPASLDIRALVFALAALVLLAWRGWGLLTVLGLAVAAGVILEVSAA
- the hemG gene encoding menaquinone-dependent protoporphyrinogen IX dehydrogenase → MTSVLVLYMSKGGHTARISRHICESIETAGGKADMMGLVEANKEGVDWRRYDVVVLGAPVYYGTYDKSVYDFITAHKTELDRKPNSFFNVSVVARTPEKSTVEGNRYMQKFLEFSPWKPQDLKVIAGKVDYPSWGWLDTLMIQMIMKFTHGPTDRSTVIDYTDWDDVASYGRHLLALAEKAPAQA
- a CDS encoding c-type cytochrome, coding for MHKSATVAAIVAAVLLYGPPAPAADPPPKAALCAACHGEAAPSPYAGVPTIHGQPATALENALYDFRATIRPCRKPECSPGQSCPELDFCAIVRDLSDEEIAALAAWYASQPYAPLPQDWNPALAARGQALHAAHCESCHSGGGLSPDNQATILRGQPKSYLHVAIRDFRHDRRIAVAEMDAMIRELSEEDIAALVEFYARPVQ
- a CDS encoding secondary thiamine-phosphate synthase enzyme YjbQ, which codes for MVQQLRFEVATRGRGTLDVTTQVADAVRQSGIATGIAHVFIHHTSASLVITENADPAVHRDLERVLARLAPDGDPAFEHDDEGPDDMPAHVRAMLTCTSVSVPVTSGRLALGTWQGIYLYEHRTAPHRRRITVTVLGS